The following proteins come from a genomic window of Achromobacter deleyi:
- a CDS encoding chorismate mutase: MTTQASPGQEPDTLGAPLREYTDPAYRPLCANLAEVRANIDRLDDEIVRLMAERAMYVKDAARFKRDAFQVSAPARQAEVFEKVRRLAERHDQGFENLDQVVDAAYRAMVAAFIANEQTYFNNMKIAGDKHA, translated from the coding sequence GTGACCACGCAAGCTTCCCCGGGCCAGGAGCCCGACACCCTGGGCGCGCCGCTGCGCGAATACACCGACCCGGCCTACCGCCCGCTGTGCGCCAACCTGGCCGAGGTGCGCGCCAACATCGACCGCCTGGACGACGAGATCGTGCGCCTGATGGCCGAGCGCGCCATGTACGTGAAGGACGCCGCGCGCTTCAAGCGCGACGCCTTCCAGGTCAGCGCGCCAGCGCGCCAGGCCGAGGTGTTCGAGAAGGTGCGGCGCCTGGCCGAGCGCCACGACCAGGGCTTCGAGAACCTGGACCAGGTGGTGGACGCGGCCTACCGCGCCATGGTGGCGGCCTTCATCGCCAACGAACAGACCTATTTCAACAACATGAAGATCGCGGGAGACAAGCATGCATAA
- a CDS encoding ABC transporter substrate-binding protein, which translates to MTTRITRGGAALLLALAAGGVQAQQKPVDIGFIGTLSTPAGYIGEDERDAFMLAVKEGGGKLGGVPVNVRVEDDALKPANAKQIADKMVQGGVRLFTGVNFSNVMAAVGPTVLNAGGFYVSLNAGPSNYAGKACNPNYFAVAFQNDSYADTAGIAANELGAKRVVVMAPNYQAGRDAVAGFKRTYKGEIAEEIYTKLEQADFSVELARIRSLNPDAIFQFHPGGAGINLTKQYANSGLADKIKMITPIYSMDERMLAATGTAGKGFYLSSLWSADLDNPQNRHFVEAFTKAYNRAPTAYAAQAYDTANLIASGLKAVDGDITGKADAFRDALRRADFPSVRGKFKFGPNQHPVQDWYLLHIEAGADGKLVYKNLKVIARDHTDVHAADCKM; encoded by the coding sequence ATGACGACACGCATCACCCGCGGCGGCGCCGCGCTGCTGCTGGCACTGGCCGCCGGCGGCGTCCAGGCCCAGCAGAAACCCGTGGACATCGGCTTCATCGGCACGCTGTCGACCCCCGCCGGCTACATCGGCGAGGACGAACGCGACGCCTTCATGCTGGCGGTCAAGGAAGGCGGCGGCAAGCTCGGCGGCGTGCCGGTCAATGTGCGAGTCGAGGACGACGCGCTCAAGCCGGCCAACGCCAAGCAGATCGCCGACAAGATGGTGCAGGGCGGCGTGCGCCTGTTCACGGGCGTCAATTTCTCCAACGTCATGGCGGCGGTCGGGCCGACGGTGCTCAACGCCGGCGGCTTCTACGTCAGCCTGAACGCCGGCCCCTCCAACTACGCCGGCAAGGCCTGCAACCCGAACTACTTCGCCGTTGCCTTCCAGAACGACTCGTACGCCGACACCGCCGGCATCGCCGCCAATGAGCTGGGCGCCAAGCGCGTCGTCGTCATGGCGCCCAACTACCAGGCCGGCCGCGACGCGGTCGCCGGCTTCAAGCGCACCTACAAGGGCGAGATCGCCGAAGAGATCTACACCAAGCTGGAACAGGCCGACTTCTCGGTCGAGCTGGCGCGCATCCGCTCGCTCAACCCGGACGCCATCTTCCAGTTCCACCCGGGCGGCGCCGGCATCAACCTGACCAAGCAGTACGCCAACTCCGGCCTGGCCGACAAGATCAAGATGATCACGCCCATCTACTCGATGGACGAGCGCATGCTGGCCGCCACCGGCACCGCCGGCAAGGGCTTCTACCTGAGTTCGCTGTGGAGCGCGGACCTGGACAACCCGCAGAACAGGCATTTCGTCGAGGCCTTCACCAAGGCCTACAACCGCGCGCCCACCGCCTACGCGGCGCAGGCCTATGACACCGCCAACCTGATCGCGTCGGGCCTGAAGGCGGTGGACGGCGACATCACCGGCAAGGCCGACGCCTTCCGCGACGCGCTGCGCCGCGCCGACTTCCCCAGCGTGCGCGGCAAGTTCAAGTTCGGCCCCAACCAGCATCCGGTGCAGGACTGGTACCTGCTGCACATCGAGGCCGGCGCGGACGGCAAGCTGGTCTACAAGAACCTCAAGGTCATCGCCCGCGACCACACCGACGTGCACGCGGCCGACTGCAAGATGTAG
- the maiA gene encoding maleylacetoacetate isomerase — MQLHSFFNSSTSYRVRIALALKGLPFDIVPVNLRKQEQRAADYVAQNPSAGVPLLTEGDFQLSQSLAIIDYLDATHPEPRLIPAAPRDRARVLELSNAIACDIHPVNNMRILRYLQEELAATEAQKNAWYHHWIREGLTAVETLLVRHGQGAYCFGDAPTLADCCLVPQVANAQRMGCDLTAYPRLTGVYEHCVAQPAFQQAAPSNQPDYIK; from the coding sequence ATGCAACTGCACAGCTTCTTCAACAGCTCCACCTCGTACCGCGTGCGCATCGCGCTGGCGCTCAAGGGCCTGCCGTTCGATATCGTGCCGGTGAACCTGCGCAAGCAGGAACAGCGCGCCGCCGACTACGTGGCGCAGAACCCGTCGGCCGGCGTGCCGCTGCTGACGGAAGGCGATTTCCAGCTGTCGCAATCGCTCGCCATCATCGACTACCTGGACGCCACGCATCCCGAGCCGCGCCTGATCCCGGCCGCGCCCCGCGACCGCGCCCGCGTGCTGGAACTGTCCAACGCCATCGCCTGCGACATCCACCCGGTCAACAACATGCGCATCCTGCGCTACCTGCAGGAAGAACTGGCCGCCACCGAGGCGCAGAAGAACGCCTGGTACCACCACTGGATCCGCGAAGGCCTGACCGCGGTCGAGACCCTGCTGGTCCGCCACGGCCAAGGCGCCTATTGCTTCGGCGACGCGCCGACGCTGGCCGACTGCTGCCTGGTGCCGCAGGTGGCCAACGCCCAGCGCATGGGCTGCGACCTGACGGCCTACCCGCGCCTGACGGGCGTGTACGAACACTGCGTCGCGCAGCCCGCGTTCCAGCAGGCCGCGCCCAGCAACCAACCGGACTACATCAAGTGA
- a CDS encoding amino acid ABC transporter permease, producing the protein MTTPNKNAPISAPPRRLNWNDPGVRAVVYQVIALAAVATAVWFLVSNTLHNLSVRNIATGFGFLQREAGFAIGETPIAYTPADTYGRAIWVGLLNTLRVAVLGIVLATILGTLIGVGRLSKNWLVAKITSVYVEVMRNVPLLLQLFFWYALITENMPGPRQAHNPLPGVFISNRGLKVPALEGNSLDWMLAGLGLAIVAILFLGHWGKKRQEATGHVFPLGRAAIGLLIGLPVVGWLVSGASLTLDMPELKGFNFSGGLTLSPEFAALLAGLVIYTSAFIAEVVRSGIQAVNAGQWEAAGALGLRRKQVLRLVVLPQALRVIIPPMTSQFLNLTKNSSLAVAIGYPDIVSVVNTTLNQTGQAIEGILIIMGAYLTVSLSISIFMNWYNKRIALVER; encoded by the coding sequence ATGACGACTCCCAATAAAAACGCCCCGATTTCGGCACCCCCCCGGCGTCTGAACTGGAACGATCCCGGCGTGCGCGCCGTGGTCTATCAAGTGATAGCACTGGCCGCCGTTGCCACGGCGGTGTGGTTCCTGGTTTCAAACACGCTTCACAACCTGTCCGTGCGCAACATCGCCACGGGCTTCGGTTTCCTTCAACGCGAGGCCGGCTTCGCCATCGGTGAAACGCCCATCGCCTATACCCCCGCCGACACCTATGGCCGCGCCATCTGGGTGGGCCTGCTCAACACGCTGCGCGTGGCCGTGCTCGGCATCGTGCTGGCGACCATCCTCGGCACGCTGATCGGCGTCGGCCGGCTGTCCAAGAACTGGCTCGTCGCCAAGATCACCTCGGTCTACGTCGAAGTGATGCGCAACGTGCCGCTGCTGCTGCAGCTGTTCTTCTGGTATGCGCTCATCACCGAGAACATGCCGGGCCCGCGCCAGGCGCACAACCCGCTGCCGGGCGTGTTCATCTCCAACCGTGGCCTGAAGGTGCCGGCGCTGGAAGGCAACTCGCTCGACTGGATGCTGGCCGGCCTCGGCCTGGCCATCGTCGCCATCCTGTTCCTGGGCCACTGGGGCAAGAAGCGCCAGGAAGCCACCGGCCACGTGTTCCCGCTGGGCCGCGCCGCCATCGGCCTGTTGATCGGCCTGCCGGTAGTGGGCTGGCTGGTCAGCGGCGCTTCGCTGACGCTGGACATGCCGGAACTGAAGGGCTTCAACTTCAGCGGCGGCCTGACGCTGTCGCCGGAATTCGCCGCGCTGCTGGCGGGCCTGGTGATCTACACCTCGGCCTTCATCGCCGAAGTGGTGCGCTCGGGCATCCAGGCGGTCAATGCCGGCCAGTGGGAAGCCGCCGGCGCGCTGGGCCTGCGCCGCAAGCAGGTGCTGCGCCTGGTGGTGCTGCCGCAGGCGCTGCGCGTCATCATCCCGCCGATGACCAGCCAGTTCCTCAACCTCACCAAGAACAGCTCGCTGGCCGTGGCCATCGGCTATCCGGACATCGTGTCGGTGGTCAACACCACGCTGAACCAGACCGGGCAGGCCATCGAGGGCATTCTCATCATCATGGGCGCGTACCTCACGGTCAGCCTGTCGATCTCGATCTTCATGAACTGGTACAACAAGCGCATTGCGCTGGTGGAGCGTTGA
- a CDS encoding 3-hydroxybenzoate 6-monooxygenase, with the protein MNATPAVKGAPQSVIVVGGGIGGLAAALALTRQGIAVQLLEQAAHIGEIGAGIQLGPNAFAALDALGVGATARQRAVFTDHIIMMDAVDAREVVRIDTGAAFRERFGGPYAVIHRADIHLSILEAVQQNPLIRFRTSTQIASVAQDGRRVEVTDTEGNRYQADAVIGADGVKSVIREHLIGDPPRVTGHVVYRAVVERDNMPEELRINAPVLWAGPHCHLVHYPLRGGQQYNLVVTFHSREQEQWGVREGSKEEVLSYFQGIHPRPHQMLDRPTSWKRWATADREPVEQWGQGRLTILGDAAHPMTQYMAQGACMALEDAVTLGEAVKRCDHDLQAAFRLYESVRIPRSARVVWSTREMGRLYHARGVERTVRNMLWTGRGQSQFYDALQWLYGWKVENCLAGPIQP; encoded by the coding sequence ATGAACGCAACACCGGCAGTAAAGGGCGCGCCCCAATCCGTGATCGTGGTGGGCGGCGGCATCGGCGGCCTGGCCGCGGCGCTGGCGCTGACGCGCCAGGGCATCGCGGTGCAGTTGCTGGAGCAGGCCGCGCACATCGGCGAGATCGGCGCCGGCATCCAGCTCGGCCCCAACGCCTTCGCCGCGCTCGACGCGCTGGGCGTGGGCGCCACGGCGCGCCAGCGCGCGGTCTTCACCGACCACATCATCATGATGGACGCGGTCGATGCGCGCGAAGTGGTGCGCATCGACACCGGCGCCGCCTTCCGCGAGCGTTTCGGCGGCCCCTACGCCGTGATCCACCGCGCCGACATCCACCTGTCGATCCTGGAAGCGGTGCAGCAGAACCCGCTGATCCGCTTTCGCACCTCGACGCAGATCGCCAGCGTCGCGCAGGACGGCAGGCGCGTGGAGGTCACCGACACCGAAGGCAACCGCTACCAGGCCGACGCGGTGATCGGCGCCGACGGCGTCAAGTCCGTGATCCGCGAACACCTGATCGGCGATCCGCCGCGCGTGACCGGCCACGTGGTCTACCGCGCCGTAGTCGAGCGCGACAACATGCCCGAGGAGCTGCGCATCAACGCGCCGGTGCTGTGGGCCGGCCCGCACTGCCACCTGGTGCACTACCCGCTGCGCGGCGGCCAGCAATACAACCTGGTGGTGACCTTCCACAGCCGCGAGCAGGAACAATGGGGCGTGCGCGAAGGCAGCAAGGAGGAAGTGCTGTCGTACTTCCAGGGCATCCATCCTCGCCCGCACCAGATGCTCGACCGCCCCACCTCATGGAAGCGCTGGGCCACGGCCGACCGCGAACCGGTCGAGCAGTGGGGCCAGGGCCGCCTGACCATCCTGGGCGACGCCGCCCACCCCATGACCCAGTACATGGCCCAGGGCGCCTGCATGGCGCTGGAAGACGCGGTGACGCTGGGCGAAGCGGTCAAGCGCTGCGACCACGACCTGCAAGCCGCCTTCCGCCTGTACGAATCGGTGCGCATCCCGCGCAGCGCGCGCGTGGTCTGGTCGACCCGCGAAATGGGCAGGCTCTATCACGCGCGCGGTGTCGAACGCACCGTGCGCAACATGCTGTGGACCGGCCGCGGCCAGTCCCAGTTCTACGACGCGCTGCAGTGGCTCTACGGCTGGAAGGTGGAGAACTGTCTCGCGGGACCCATCCAGCCATAA
- a CDS encoding amino acid ABC transporter ATP-binding protein — protein sequence MSDAIIRLQDVNKWYGQFHVLRNINLDVAPGERIVVCGPSGSGKSTMIRCINRLEEHQKGHIIVDGTELTNDLKHIETIRKDVGMVFQHFNLFPHLTVLENLTLGPMWVLKKPRAEAEATAMKYLERVRIPDQAKKFPGQLSGGQQQRVAIARSLCMSPKIMLFDEPTSALDPEMVKEVLDVMVNLAQESGMTMLCVTHEMGFARKVANRVIFMDRGEIIEQNSPDEFFDNPQNERTKLFLSQILH from the coding sequence ATGTCTGATGCCATCATTCGACTGCAGGACGTGAACAAGTGGTACGGCCAGTTCCACGTGCTGCGCAACATCAACCTGGACGTGGCGCCGGGCGAGCGCATCGTGGTGTGCGGGCCGTCCGGCTCGGGCAAGTCCACCATGATCCGCTGCATCAACCGGCTCGAAGAGCACCAGAAAGGCCACATCATCGTGGACGGCACGGAGCTCACCAACGACCTCAAGCACATCGAGACCATCCGCAAGGACGTCGGCATGGTGTTCCAGCACTTCAACCTGTTCCCGCACCTGACGGTGCTGGAGAACCTGACGCTGGGCCCGATGTGGGTGCTGAAAAAACCGCGCGCCGAAGCCGAGGCCACGGCCATGAAGTACCTGGAGCGCGTGCGCATCCCGGACCAGGCCAAGAAATTCCCCGGCCAGCTCTCGGGCGGCCAGCAGCAGCGCGTGGCCATCGCCCGCTCGTTGTGCATGAGCCCCAAGATCATGCTGTTCGATGAGCCGACCTCGGCGCTGGACCCGGAAATGGTCAAGGAAGTGCTGGACGTGATGGTCAACCTGGCCCAGGAAAGCGGCATGACGATGCTGTGCGTGACCCACGAAATGGGCTTCGCGCGCAAGGTCGCCAACCGCGTCATCTTCATGGACCGCGGCGAGATCATCGAGCAGAACAGCCCGGACGAGTTCTTCGACAACCCGCAGAACGAGCGCACCAAGCTGTTTCTGAGCCAGATCCTGCATTGA
- a CDS encoding Bug family tripartite tricarboxylate transporter substrate binding protein: MHKPSTLARARGIAARALALGLVALAPLGAAQAADAWPSQPLKALVPFGPGSSPDQVARIVGEKAGAILGQTVVVENKPGASGNIGTFAIANAKPDGYTFGVSITGPLVNNTLLFDKLPYAPATDLSPLTLAVHQPNVLVVPAKAGIDNIGQLLEALKQNPDKYNFPSPGAGTVSHLAVELLLQRIGARATHVPYPSSPAALTSLLSGDTQFAALPPIAVMSMVKDGRLKALAVTSSKRSTLLPEIPTLAEVGVPGIEGSAWIGFVISSKVPADIQKKLSDALIQAIRDPEVVKRLQAQFMDPVGSTPAEFRAYMDDELKRWEPLITKLGIKGQ; the protein is encoded by the coding sequence ATGCATAAGCCCTCAACCCTGGCGCGGGCGCGCGGCATCGCGGCGCGCGCGCTGGCCTTGGGACTGGTCGCGCTGGCGCCGCTGGGCGCGGCGCAGGCCGCCGACGCCTGGCCGTCGCAGCCGCTCAAGGCGCTGGTGCCGTTCGGCCCGGGCTCCAGCCCCGACCAGGTGGCGCGCATCGTCGGCGAGAAGGCCGGCGCCATCCTCGGCCAGACCGTGGTGGTGGAAAACAAGCCGGGCGCCAGCGGCAACATCGGCACCTTCGCCATCGCCAACGCCAAGCCCGACGGCTATACCTTCGGCGTCTCGATCACCGGCCCGCTGGTGAACAACACGCTGCTGTTCGACAAGCTGCCCTACGCGCCCGCCACCGACCTGTCGCCGCTGACGCTGGCGGTGCACCAGCCCAACGTGCTGGTGGTGCCGGCCAAGGCCGGTATCGACAACATTGGCCAGTTGCTCGAAGCGCTCAAGCAGAACCCGGACAAGTACAACTTCCCCTCGCCCGGCGCCGGCACCGTCTCGCACCTGGCCGTGGAACTGCTGCTGCAACGGATCGGCGCGCGCGCCACGCACGTGCCGTATCCGTCGTCGCCGGCCGCGCTGACCTCGCTGCTGTCGGGCGACACGCAGTTCGCCGCGCTGCCGCCGATCGCCGTCATGAGCATGGTCAAGGACGGCCGCCTGAAGGCGCTGGCCGTGACCTCGTCCAAGCGTTCCACGCTGCTGCCCGAGATCCCCACGCTGGCTGAAGTCGGCGTGCCCGGCATCGAGGGTTCGGCCTGGATCGGTTTCGTGATTTCGTCCAAGGTGCCCGCCGACATCCAGAAGAAGCTGTCGGACGCGCTGATCCAGGCGATCCGCGACCCCGAGGTGGTCAAGCGCCTGCAGGCGCAGTTCATGGACCCGGTGGGCAGCACCCCGGCCGAGTTCCGCGCCTACATGGACGATGAGCTCAAGCGCTGGGAACCCCTCATCACCAAGCTCGGCATCAAGGGCCAATAA
- a CDS encoding amino acid ABC transporter permease codes for MSSTTHIPSEGLPPPKTHVGAWAWVRSRLFSSPLNILITVLVAWFLLMSVPALVEWAFIKANYTAANAQECRASVGGACWAFIIEKHRLILFGTYPFDEQWRPLIATIILVAVIVCSGIRRFWNWKLAIIWTVGLTAVAILMWGGVLGLTYVENARWGGLPLTLILSTFGIAFAFPIGVLLALGRRSKMPAIKALCVVYIELIRGVPLISLLFMSSVMLPLFLPEGFSIDKLLRAQIAIIMFAAAYIAETVRGGLQAIPKGQYEGADSLGLNYWQQMRKIILPQALKIVIPPLVSIFIALFKDTSLVVIIGIFDLTLAAKAALSDAAWRGFGVEAYLFISLIYFVFCFSMSKYSQALEKRLATGHAR; via the coding sequence ATGAGCAGCACTACGCATATCCCCAGCGAAGGGCTGCCGCCGCCCAAGACCCATGTCGGCGCGTGGGCGTGGGTGCGCTCGCGCCTGTTCTCCTCGCCGCTGAACATCCTGATCACGGTGCTGGTGGCGTGGTTCCTGCTGATGTCGGTGCCGGCGCTGGTGGAATGGGCCTTCATCAAGGCCAACTACACCGCCGCCAACGCGCAGGAATGCCGCGCCTCGGTGGGCGGGGCCTGCTGGGCCTTCATCATCGAGAAGCACCGGCTGATCCTGTTCGGCACCTATCCGTTCGACGAGCAATGGCGGCCGCTGATCGCGACCATCATCCTGGTCGCGGTGATCGTGTGCAGCGGCATCCGCCGTTTCTGGAACTGGAAGCTCGCCATCATCTGGACCGTCGGCCTGACCGCCGTGGCGATCCTGATGTGGGGCGGCGTGCTCGGCCTGACCTACGTCGAGAACGCGCGCTGGGGCGGCCTGCCGCTGACGCTGATCCTGTCGACGTTCGGCATCGCCTTCGCCTTCCCGATCGGCGTGCTGCTGGCCCTGGGCCGGCGCTCGAAGATGCCGGCCATCAAGGCGCTGTGCGTCGTGTACATCGAGCTGATCCGCGGCGTGCCGCTGATCAGCCTGCTGTTCATGTCGTCGGTGATGCTGCCGCTGTTCCTGCCCGAGGGCTTCTCCATCGACAAGCTGCTGCGCGCGCAGATCGCGATCATCATGTTCGCGGCCGCGTACATCGCCGAGACGGTGCGCGGCGGCCTGCAGGCGATCCCCAAGGGCCAGTACGAAGGCGCCGACTCGCTCGGCCTGAACTACTGGCAGCAGATGCGCAAGATCATCCTGCCGCAGGCGCTCAAGATCGTGATCCCGCCGCTGGTCAGCATCTTCATCGCGCTGTTCAAGGACACCTCGCTGGTGGTGATCATCGGCATCTTCGACCTGACGCTGGCGGCCAAGGCGGCCTTGTCCGACGCGGCATGGCGCGGATTCGGGGTGGAGGCGTATCTGTTCATCTCGCTGATCTACTTCGTCTTCTGCTTCTCCATGTCCAAATACAGCCAGGCGCTGGAAAAACGCCTGGCCACCGGTCACGCACGATAG
- a CDS encoding FAD-dependent oxidoreductase: MTLTEPARQVPLYGEYDVVVLGGGPAGILAAASAARNGASVLLVERYGFLGGMGTAAGVSNFCGLHANIRGTIRQVVHGMTDDLLDRMRALDGLNDPHLILGKIHAQAYDIAAFKCAADGMVQDSGARILFHALATGLARDAAGNVDALFLETKSGRCAVRGKVFIDCSGDADIAQWGGLPFEKGDAHGHMLYPTLMFKVGNVDGARAQEAWKTIPQLMDQAAASGEFTFPRRGAIVRPQKHDYEWRVNVTQLANADGSAADGTDAASLSAGELEGRRQITEYLKFLRAKVPGFENAYVLDIAPQLGIRETRRIVGEAMLTKDDVLGCADFEDSIGVNGWPLEMHTAGDVQWMWPPIPESRGYNQLPFRMMVPRRGPGVAGNVLVAGRCASMTHEGQSAARVSGSCFVMGEAAGTASALALRAGIAPADLPVATLQAQLQRQGAFLGGHD; the protein is encoded by the coding sequence ATGACCCTCACCGAACCCGCCCGCCAGGTGCCGCTCTACGGCGAATACGACGTCGTCGTGCTGGGCGGCGGCCCCGCCGGCATCCTGGCCGCGGCCAGCGCCGCCCGCAACGGCGCCAGCGTGCTGCTGGTGGAACGCTATGGCTTTCTCGGCGGCATGGGCACGGCGGCGGGCGTCTCCAACTTCTGCGGACTGCACGCCAACATCCGCGGCACCATCCGCCAGGTCGTGCATGGCATGACGGACGACCTGCTGGACCGCATGCGCGCGCTGGACGGCCTGAACGACCCGCACCTGATCCTGGGCAAGATCCACGCCCAGGCCTACGACATCGCCGCCTTCAAGTGCGCCGCCGACGGCATGGTGCAGGACAGCGGCGCGCGGATCCTGTTCCATGCGCTGGCCACCGGCCTGGCGCGCGACGCCGCCGGCAATGTCGACGCGCTGTTCCTGGAAACCAAGTCCGGCCGCTGCGCGGTGCGCGGCAAGGTCTTCATCGACTGCTCCGGCGACGCCGACATCGCGCAATGGGGCGGCCTGCCGTTCGAGAAGGGCGACGCGCACGGCCACATGCTCTATCCCACGCTGATGTTCAAGGTCGGCAATGTCGACGGCGCCCGCGCCCAGGAGGCCTGGAAGACCATTCCGCAGCTGATGGACCAGGCCGCCGCCAGCGGCGAATTCACCTTCCCGCGGCGCGGCGCCATCGTGCGGCCGCAAAAGCATGACTACGAGTGGCGCGTCAACGTCACCCAGCTGGCCAACGCCGATGGCAGCGCGGCCGACGGCACCGACGCCGCCTCGCTCTCGGCCGGCGAGCTGGAAGGCCGCCGCCAGATCACCGAATACCTGAAGTTCCTGCGCGCCAAGGTGCCGGGATTCGAGAATGCCTACGTGCTCGACATCGCGCCGCAGCTGGGCATCCGCGAGACCCGCCGCATCGTCGGCGAAGCCATGCTGACCAAGGACGACGTGCTGGGCTGCGCCGACTTCGAGGACAGCATCGGCGTCAATGGCTGGCCGCTGGAGATGCACACCGCCGGCGACGTGCAATGGATGTGGCCGCCGATTCCCGAATCGCGCGGCTACAACCAGCTGCCGTTCCGCATGATGGTGCCGCGCCGCGGCCCCGGCGTGGCCGGCAACGTGCTGGTGGCCGGACGCTGCGCCTCGATGACGCACGAGGGCCAGTCGGCCGCCCGCGTCAGCGGCAGCTGCTTCGTCATGGGCGAGGCCGCCGGCACTGCCTCGGCGCTGGCGCTGCGCGCCGGCATCGCGCCGGCCGACCTGCCGGTCGCCACCCTGCAGGCGCAGCTGCAGCGGCAAGGCGCCTTCCTCGGCGGCCACGACTGA
- a CDS encoding Bug family tripartite tricarboxylate transporter substrate binding protein, producing MKPTPRGAMRRVLLGGAAALAATLSFGAPALAQATDFPTKPLRFVVPYPPGGPLDTMARMLAEKVRGSLGQPVVVENRSGAGGNIGADLVAKAPADGYTLVMGAVATHAINPWLFANLPYDPVKDFAPVTIVASVPNVLVMNVEFATKNKIEKLADLIDYAKKNPGKLNYGSGGNGSAGHLSGELLKARAGINVEHIPYQGAAPAQLALLSGQSDFMFDNLAASAPLIKDGKVKALAVTTAQRSSLLADVPTVEESGIKGFDLGTWFGVFTTGGTPAPIVAKLNKAYSEAMQQPDVKQRLLTMGSEAAPMTPEAFAEFVKNEKAKYQEIVKISGASLN from the coding sequence ATGAAACCGACCCCCCGTGGCGCCATGCGCCGCGTCCTGCTGGGCGGCGCCGCGGCCCTGGCCGCCACGCTGTCCTTCGGCGCGCCCGCGCTGGCCCAGGCCACCGACTTCCCCACCAAGCCGCTGCGCTTCGTGGTGCCTTACCCGCCCGGCGGCCCGCTCGACACCATGGCCCGCATGCTGGCCGAGAAGGTGCGCGGCTCGCTCGGCCAGCCCGTGGTGGTGGAAAACCGCTCGGGCGCCGGCGGCAACATCGGCGCCGATCTGGTGGCCAAGGCCCCGGCCGACGGCTACACGCTGGTGATGGGCGCCGTCGCGACCCACGCCATCAACCCCTGGCTGTTCGCCAACCTGCCCTATGACCCGGTGAAGGACTTCGCCCCGGTCACCATCGTGGCGTCGGTGCCGAACGTGCTGGTGATGAACGTCGAATTCGCCACCAAGAACAAGATCGAGAAGCTGGCCGACCTGATCGACTACGCCAAGAAGAACCCGGGCAAGCTGAACTACGGTTCGGGCGGCAACGGCAGCGCCGGCCACCTGTCGGGCGAACTGCTCAAGGCGCGCGCCGGCATCAACGTCGAGCACATCCCCTACCAGGGCGCCGCGCCGGCGCAGCTGGCGTTGCTGTCGGGCCAGTCGGACTTCATGTTCGACAACCTGGCGGCCTCGGCGCCGCTGATCAAGGACGGCAAGGTCAAGGCGCTGGCCGTGACCACCGCCCAGCGCTCGTCGCTGCTGGCCGACGTGCCGACGGTGGAAGAATCGGGCATCAAGGGCTTCGACCTGGGCACCTGGTTCGGCGTCTTCACGACCGGCGGCACGCCCGCGCCGATCGTGGCCAAGCTGAACAAGGCCTACTCGGAAGCGATGCAGCAGCCCGACGTCAAGCAACGCCTGCTGACGATGGGTTCGGAAGCGGCGCCGATGACGCCCGAAGCCTTCGCCGAGTTCGTCAAGAACGAAAAGGCCAAGTACCAGGAGATCGTCAAGATCTCCGGCGCCAGCCTGAACTGA
- a CDS encoding fumarylacetoacetate hydrolase family protein has product MSYVFAPADPVAVPVAGSQDRFPVRRVYCVGRNYAAHAREMGFDPDREPPFFFCKPADAVVPVAQDATLTLPYPPETANFHYEIELVAAIGKGGANIAVEAALEHVWGYAVGLDMTRRDLQMKMREAGRPWELGKAFDQSAPIGPLLPAAQAGDIHRAGIWLQVNGADKQRSDVGQLIWSVAETIAYLSRYFRLEAGDLIYTGTPEGVGPVTRGDKLVGGVDGLGTLSVQIA; this is encoded by the coding sequence ATGTCTTACGTGTTTGCTCCCGCCGACCCCGTCGCCGTGCCCGTCGCCGGCAGCCAGGACCGCTTTCCCGTGCGCCGCGTCTATTGCGTTGGCCGCAACTACGCCGCCCACGCCCGCGAGATGGGCTTCGATCCCGACCGCGAACCGCCGTTCTTCTTCTGCAAGCCGGCCGACGCCGTGGTGCCGGTGGCGCAGGACGCCACGCTGACGCTGCCCTACCCGCCCGAGACCGCCAACTTCCACTATGAAATCGAGCTGGTGGCGGCCATCGGCAAGGGCGGCGCCAACATCGCGGTCGAGGCCGCGCTGGAACACGTGTGGGGCTACGCCGTCGGCCTGGACATGACGCGCCGCGACCTGCAGATGAAGATGCGCGAGGCCGGCCGTCCCTGGGAACTGGGCAAGGCCTTCGACCAGAGCGCGCCCATCGGCCCGCTGCTGCCCGCCGCGCAGGCCGGCGATATCCACCGCGCCGGCATCTGGCTGCAGGTCAACGGCGCCGACAAGCAGCGCAGCGACGTCGGCCAGCTGATCTGGTCGGTGGCCGAGACCATAGCCTACCTGTCGCGCTACTTCCGCCTGGAAGCCGGCGACCTGATCTATACCGGCACGCCCGAGGGCGTGGGCCCCGTGACGCGCGGCGACAAGCTGGTCGGCGGCGTCGACGGCCTGGGCACGCTCAGCGTGCAGATCGCCTGA